One Polaribacter sp. SA4-12 genomic window carries:
- the nrfD gene encoding NrfD/PsrC family molybdoenzyme membrane anchor subunit, whose amino-acid sequence MSHYEAPIREPLVLGDKSYHDITEDIAKPIEGAANKNWYIAFYISLAAMLWGFGCIFYTVGTGIGVWGLNKNIGWAWDITNFVWWVGIGHAGTLISAVLLLFRQKWRMAINRSAEAMTIFAVFQAGLFPIIHMGRPWNGYWVLPMPNQFGSLWVNFNSPLLWDVFAISTYLSVSLVFWWTGLLPDFAMIRDRAVKPFQKKIYALLSFGWSGRAKDWQRFEEVSLVLAGLATPLVLSVHTIVSMDFATSINPGWHSTIFPPYFVAGAIFSGFAMVQTLLGIMRKVTNLEDYITRMHIEYMNIVIILTGGIVAVAYATEFFIAWYTGSPYENYTYLSVGAATGPYAWAFWSLIIFNIITPQLLWIKKFRRSFIITFIISIAINIGMWFERFDIIAIVLSKGHLPSTWWRFEPTFVDVGIFVGTIGFFFVLFLLYARTFPVIAQAEVKTILKSSGEFYKKRREQGIPTKPAINLANVAGTSDKSNKE is encoded by the coding sequence ATGTCTCATTACGAAGCACCCATAAGGGAACCTTTAGTATTAGGTGATAAAAGTTATCACGATATTACAGAAGACATTGCAAAACCGATTGAAGGTGCTGCAAATAAAAACTGGTACATAGCATTTTATATTTCTTTAGCAGCAATGCTTTGGGGATTTGGATGTATCTTCTACACAGTAGGAACTGGTATTGGAGTCTGGGGATTAAACAAGAACATTGGATGGGCTTGGGATATTACCAACTTTGTATGGTGGGTAGGTATTGGTCACGCAGGAACACTTATTTCTGCAGTACTATTATTATTCCGTCAAAAATGGAGAATGGCAATTAACCGTTCTGCAGAAGCAATGACAATTTTCGCTGTATTTCAAGCAGGATTGTTTCCTATTATTCACATGGGAAGACCATGGAATGGATATTGGGTATTGCCAATGCCGAATCAATTTGGTTCTTTGTGGGTAAACTTTAACTCGCCATTATTATGGGATGTGTTTGCAATATCAACATATTTATCTGTATCATTAGTTTTCTGGTGGACAGGTTTATTACCCGATTTTGCAATGATTAGAGATAGAGCTGTGAAGCCTTTCCAAAAGAAAATCTACGCATTATTATCATTTGGTTGGTCAGGTAGAGCTAAAGATTGGCAGCGTTTTGAAGAAGTTTCTTTGGTACTTGCAGGTTTAGCAACACCATTAGTACTTTCTGTACATACAATTGTATCTATGGATTTTGCTACATCAATTAACCCAGGTTGGCACTCAACAATTTTCCCTCCTTATTTCGTAGCAGGAGCAATATTTTCAGGATTTGCAATGGTACAGACGTTATTGGGTATAATGAGAAAGGTTACTAACCTAGAAGATTACATTACACGTATGCACATTGAGTATATGAACATTGTAATTATCTTAACTGGTGGTATTGTAGCTGTAGCTTATGCAACAGAGTTCTTTATTGCTTGGTATACAGGTTCTCCTTACGAAAACTATACATATTTATCTGTAGGTGCTGCAACGGGGCCTTATGCTTGGGCATTCTGGTCGCTAATAATATTTAATATTATTACTCCTCAATTATTATGGATTAAGAAATTTAGAAGAAGTTTTATAATTACTTTCATTATTTCTATCGCTATTAATATTGGTATGTGGTTTGAGCGTTTCGATATTATTGCAATTGTATTAAGTAAAGGTCATTTACCTTCTACTTGGTGGCGTTTTGAACCTACGTTTGTAGATGTTGGTATTTTTGTTGGAACAATAGGATTCTTCTTTGTATTATTCTTATTATATGCAAGAACATTCCCTGTTATCGCGCAAGCGGAAGTAAAAACTATTTTAAAATCTTCTGGTGAATTTTACAAGAAGAGAAGAGAACAAGGTATACCAACTAAACCAGCTATTAATTTAGCAAACGTAGCAGGTACATCTGATAAATCTAATAAAGAATAA
- a CDS encoding DUF3341 domain-containing protein — protein MESSKVIHAFYNDDEVLMDAVKAVKAEHLHIEEVFCPFPVHGLDKAMGLAPTRLAITAFFYGITGLCFAIWMTNYMMIQDWPQDIGGKPNFSWFANMPAFVPIMFELTVFFAAHLMVITFYMRSRLWPFKEAENPDPRTTDDHFLMEIPVNNNEAEITALLVKTGAVEINVVDKH, from the coding sequence ATGGAATCATCAAAAGTTATTCACGCATTTTATAATGATGACGAAGTTCTAATGGACGCAGTGAAAGCTGTAAAAGCAGAACATCTTCATATAGAAGAAGTATTTTGTCCTTTTCCTGTACATGGTTTAGACAAAGCAATGGGATTAGCTCCAACAAGATTAGCAATAACTGCATTTTTCTACGGAATTACAGGTTTATGCTTTGCTATTTGGATGACTAATTATATGATGATTCAAGATTGGCCACAAGATATTGGTGGTAAACCAAACTTTAGTTGGTTTGCTAATATGCCAGCATTTGTGCCAATTATGTTTGAATTAACAGTGTTTTTTGCTGCCCATTTAATGGTAATTACTTTTTATATGAGAAGTAGATTATGGCCATTTAAAGAAGCTGAAAACCCAGATCCAAGAACTACAGATGATCATTTTTTAATGGAAATCCCTGTAAACAATAATGAAGCTGAAATTACTGCTTTATTAGTTAAAACAGGAGCTGTAGAAATTAATGTAGTAGACAAGCACTAA
- a CDS encoding c-type cytochrome: MKNFKLIIALVTLTSIISCNDKRTPQLQYMPDMYVSIPYNPNGAEGLNGNPVNSEPVAGTIARGGHPAYDIADTNEGYELAKTSLTNPLEATEENLANGKAMYEIYCASCHGKKGDGNGVLSQREKFSGIPNYKDRDINAGSIYHVIMHGKNLMGSHASQITYAERWQIVQYVEVLRLDLAK, translated from the coding sequence ATGAAGAATTTTAAATTAATTATCGCTTTAGTTACTCTTACAAGTATTATTTCTTGTAATGATAAACGTACGCCTCAGTTACAATACATGCCAGATATGTATGTTTCTATACCTTACAATCCTAATGGTGCAGAAGGTTTAAATGGAAATCCAGTAAATTCAGAACCTGTTGCAGGTACAATTGCAAGAGGAGGACATCCTGCTTATGATATTGCTGATACAAACGAAGGATATGAGTTGGCTAAAACTTCACTAACAAATCCGTTAGAAGCAACTGAAGAAAATTTAGCAAACGGAAAAGCAATGTATGAAATATACTGTGCTTCTTGTCATGGTAAAAAAGGTGATGGAAATGGAGTTTTATCTCAAAGAGAAAAATTTTCAGGTATTCCAAACTATAAGGATAGAGATATTAACGCAGGTAGTATTTATCATGTAATTATGCACGGTAAAAACTTAATGGGTTCTCATGCATCACAAATAACGTATGCAGAACGTTGGCAGATAGTACAGTACGTAGAAGTTTTACGTTTAGATTTAGCAAAATAA
- a CDS encoding quinol:cytochrome C oxidoreductase — MYQFSGKLKTLSIALIILGALGIAYGFYSAPKTVEEAKEIIAHQTSHGDEHATSHDEVKVDAHKQDAHVAVEAHGAVEAHGEHHDAAHDEHVFHQLQNKPWSALYVALFFFLGISLLVLAFYAIQRVAQAGWSVVLFRVMEAITANLVPTSIIMVFVVIAAVMHWNHMFPWMAEGTVTVGHENYDAIVDGKSWWMNVPGWAIRSIVYLAIWNAYRWFIRRNSIKEDTANDGGKIYKLNYNVSVGFIFLFMITESMMSWDWIMGLDPHWFSTLFGWYVLASLLVSAVTVIAFVTIYLRSKGALPAVNDSHIHDLAKFMFGFSVFWTYLWFSQFMLIWYADIPEETTYFVARFNEYKLPFLAMVGMNFVFPILLLLNSDFKSIPWFVVIGGIVILFGHYVDVFVMIMPATVGAQWSFGIAELGSLLFFLGIFIYATFSAFAKANPIPKGNPFLEESEHFHYYNIEHRGEGSGDHH; from the coding sequence ATGTATCAATTCTCAGGTAAATTAAAAACACTCTCAATAGCACTAATTATATTAGGAGCTTTGGGTATTGCATATGGCTTTTATTCAGCACCTAAAACGGTTGAAGAGGCTAAAGAAATTATAGCACATCAAACATCTCATGGAGATGAACATGCTACTTCTCACGATGAAGTAAAAGTTGATGCGCATAAACAAGATGCTCATGTAGCTGTTGAAGCACACGGTGCTGTTGAAGCACATGGAGAACATCATGACGCAGCTCATGATGAACATGTTTTTCATCAATTACAGAACAAACCTTGGTCTGCATTATATGTAGCATTATTCTTCTTTTTAGGAATATCGTTACTAGTATTGGCATTTTATGCTATTCAAAGAGTAGCACAAGCAGGTTGGTCTGTTGTTTTATTTAGAGTGATGGAAGCAATAACTGCGAATTTAGTACCAACATCTATCATTATGGTATTTGTTGTAATTGCTGCTGTTATGCATTGGAATCACATGTTTCCATGGATGGCAGAAGGAACAGTTACAGTAGGTCATGAAAATTACGATGCAATTGTAGATGGTAAATCTTGGTGGATGAATGTACCAGGTTGGGCTATTAGAAGTATTGTTTATTTAGCAATATGGAATGCTTACAGATGGTTTATCCGTAGAAACTCTATAAAAGAAGATACAGCAAATGATGGAGGTAAAATTTATAAGTTAAATTATAATGTTTCTGTTGGTTTTATTTTCTTATTTATGATTACAGAATCTATGATGTCTTGGGATTGGATTATGGGATTAGACCCACACTGGTTCTCTACATTATTTGGATGGTATGTTTTAGCAAGTCTTTTAGTAAGTGCAGTAACAGTAATCGCTTTTGTAACAATTTACTTACGTTCTAAAGGTGCTTTACCAGCTGTAAATGATAGTCATATTCATGATTTAGCGAAATTTATGTTTGGTTTCTCTGTATTCTGGACATACTTATGGTTCTCTCAATTTATGTTAATTTGGTATGCAGATATTCCTGAGGAAACTACATATTTCGTTGCAAGATTTAATGAATATAAGTTACCATTTTTAGCAATGGTAGGTATGAACTTTGTTTTTCCTATATTGTTACTTTTAAATAGTGACTTTAAGAGTATTCCTTGGTTTGTAGTTATTGGAGGTATTGTTATCCTTTTTGGACATTATGTTGACGTTTTTGTAATGATAATGCCAGCAACTGTAGGAGCACAATGGTCATTTGGTATTGCTGAATTAGGCTCATTGTTATTCTTCTTAGGAATCTTTATTTACGCTACATTTAGTGCATTTGCCAAAGCAAATCCTATACCAAAAGGAAATCCATTCTTAGAAGAGAGTGAACATTTCCACTACTATAACATTGAACACAGAGGAGAAGGTTCAGGAGATCATCATTAA
- a CDS encoding cytochrome c oxidase subunit II, translated as MLALFYIFIAVAIGVSFWQITRIMNLRSVIATDKDNATQGKNAIYFMVFLYAIMIYCLIFMNVIMLPESASFEGEHDDNLFDITFWLIGVVQFIMQFLIFYFTFKYKGEKGKKAKFYADSHKLEAIWTITPAVVLVVLIGYGLWQWNNIMDLSDEKDAVVIEVYSQQFRWDARYAGEDNTLGLGNVNYIKGINTLGVDMTDKNSQDDKQVTELYLPKGRKVHFKFRSQDVLHSAYMPHFRAQMNCVPGMVTEFGFTPKYTTEEMRGQSEVIEKTAGINKIRKAKGEDPYVFDYLLLCNKICGASHYNMQMKITVVEQDEYDEWIAEQPTLASVIK; from the coding sequence ATGCTAGCTCTATTTTATATTTTTATAGCTGTTGCAATCGGTGTAAGTTTCTGGCAAATAACCAGAATAATGAACTTAAGAAGCGTAATAGCTACTGATAAAGACAACGCAACCCAAGGTAAAAATGCCATATATTTTATGGTTTTTTTATATGCAATAATGATTTATTGTTTAATTTTTATGAACGTAATTATGTTGCCAGAATCTGCTTCTTTTGAAGGAGAACATGATGATAACCTTTTTGATATTACTTTCTGGTTAATTGGTGTTGTACAATTTATTATGCAATTTTTAATTTTCTACTTTACTTTTAAATATAAAGGTGAAAAAGGAAAGAAAGCTAAGTTTTATGCAGATAGTCATAAGTTAGAAGCAATCTGGACAATTACACCAGCTGTAGTTTTAGTTGTTTTAATCGGATATGGATTATGGCAATGGAATAACATCATGGATTTATCCGATGAAAAAGATGCCGTAGTTATCGAAGTATATTCTCAACAATTTAGATGGGATGCACGTTATGCAGGAGAAGATAATACTTTAGGTTTAGGAAATGTAAACTATATAAAAGGAATTAACACTTTAGGTGTTGATATGACTGATAAAAACTCTCAAGACGATAAACAAGTTACTGAATTGTATTTACCTAAAGGTAGAAAAGTTCATTTCAAATTCCGTTCTCAAGATGTTTTACATTCAGCTTATATGCCTCACTTTAGAGCACAAATGAACTGTGTTCCTGGTATGGTTACTGAGTTTGGTTTTACACCCAAGTATACTACTGAAGAAATGAGAGGTCAATCTGAAGTTATAGAAAAAACGGCAGGAATCAATAAAATTAGAAAAGCGAAAGGAGAAGATCCTTATGTGTTTGACTATTTATTGTTATGTAATAAAATTTGTGGAGCTTCTCATTACAACATGCAAATGAAGATTACTGTTGTAGAGCAAGACGAATATGACGAATGGATTGCAGAGCAACCTACATTAGCATCAGTTATTAAATAA
- a CDS encoding cytochrome c oxidase subunit I — protein MSEHHHKETFVTKYIFSQDHKMISKQFLVTGMFMGIIGVLMSMLFRMQIAWPEKSFSIVEAFLGSHQTDGIMDPDIYLALVTIHGTIMVFFVLTAGLSGTFSNLLIPLQIGARDMASGFLNMVSYWLFFISSVIMVISLFVEAGPASAGWTIYPPLSALPQAIPGSGAGMTLWLVSMAIFIASSLIGSLNYIVTIFNLRTKGMKMTRLPLTMWAFFITAIIGVVSFPVLLSAALLLIFDRSFGTSFYLSDIFISGEVLHYQGGSPVLFEHLFWFLGHPEVYIVLLPALGITSEIISTNSRKPIFGYRAMIGSIMAIAFLSTIVWGHHMFISGMNPFLGSVFTFTTLLIAIPSAVKAFNYITTLWKGNLQLNPAMLFSIGLVSTFVTGGLTGLVLGDSALDINIHDTYFVVAHFHLVMGVSAIFGMFAGVYHWFPKMYGRMMNKTLGYWHFWLSIICAYGVFWPMHFIGLAGLPRRYYTNTNFPMFDDLSDINVVITLFALVGGFAQIFFIANFFISIYRGEKATQNPWKSNTLEWTTPVEHIHGNWPGKIPEVHRWAYDYSKRVDPKDDDSDYLHGEDYVLQTTPLLDGEDPS, from the coding sequence ATGTCAGAACATCATCATAAAGAAACATTTGTAACAAAATATATTTTTAGCCAAGATCATAAAATGATATCTAAGCAGTTCCTTGTAACGGGTATGTTTATGGGAATCATTGGTGTATTAATGTCTATGTTATTCCGTATGCAAATTGCATGGCCAGAAAAATCGTTTTCAATTGTTGAAGCGTTTTTAGGTTCACATCAAACAGATGGTATAATGGATCCAGATATTTATCTAGCATTGGTAACAATCCATGGTACAATAATGGTATTCTTTGTACTTACTGCAGGTTTAAGTGGTACATTTTCAAATTTATTAATTCCATTACAAATTGGAGCTAGAGATATGGCTTCTGGTTTCTTAAATATGGTATCATACTGGTTATTCTTTATTTCGAGTGTAATTATGGTGATTTCTTTATTTGTTGAAGCAGGACCAGCATCTGCAGGATGGACAATTTATCCTCCTTTAAGTGCATTACCACAAGCAATACCAGGTTCTGGTGCAGGTATGACTTTATGGCTAGTTTCTATGGCAATTTTTATTGCTTCTTCTCTAATTGGATCGTTAAACTATATTGTAACTATCTTCAATTTAAGAACGAAAGGAATGAAAATGACAAGATTGCCATTAACAATGTGGGCATTCTTTATTACAGCAATTATTGGTGTAGTTTCTTTTCCTGTATTATTATCAGCAGCTCTATTGTTGATTTTTGATAGAAGTTTTGGAACATCATTTTATTTATCAGATATATTTATTTCTGGAGAAGTTTTACATTATCAAGGTGGTTCACCAGTATTGTTTGAACACTTATTCTGGTTCTTAGGTCACCCTGAAGTATATATAGTATTATTACCAGCACTAGGTATAACATCAGAAATTATATCAACAAACTCTAGAAAACCAATTTTTGGTTATAGAGCAATGATTGGTTCTATTATGGCAATTGCATTTTTATCTACAATTGTTTGGGGTCACCATATGTTTATTTCTGGAATGAATCCTTTCTTAGGTTCTGTATTTACATTTACAACATTATTAATTGCAATACCTTCAGCAGTAAAAGCATTTAACTATATCACCACCTTGTGGAAAGGAAATCTACAATTAAATCCAGCAATGTTATTTTCTATCGGATTAGTTTCTACATTCGTTACAGGAGGTTTAACAGGTTTAGTTTTAGGAGATTCTGCTTTAGATATTAATATTCACGATACATATTTTGTAGTAGCGCATTTTCATTTAGTAATGGGAGTCTCTGCAATCTTTGGGATGTTTGCTGGTGTGTACCATTGGTTTCCTAAAATGTATGGAAGAATGATGAATAAAACATTAGGTTATTGGCACTTTTGGTTAAGCATAATTTGTGCTTATGGAGTTTTTTGGCCAATGCACTTTATTGGTTTAGCAGGTTTACCAAGAAGATACTATACAAATACTAACTTTCCAATGTTTGATGATTTATCTGACATTAATGTTGTTATTACATTGTTTGCATTAGTAGGTGGTTTCGCTCAAATATTTTTTATTGCTAACTTTTTTATCTCTATTTATAGAGGAGAAAAGGCAACACAAAATCCTTGGAAATCTAATACATTAGAATGGACAACTCCTGTAGAACATATTCATGGTAACTGGCCAGGAAAGATTCCTGAAGTTCATAGATGGGCATACGATTATAGTAAACGTGTAGATCCTAAAGATGATGATAGTGATTACTTACATGGTGAAGATTACGTTTTACAAACGACACCTCTATTAGATGGTGAAGATCCATCATAA